One Brevibacillus choshinensis genomic window carries:
- a CDS encoding ABC transporter ATP-binding protein, with amino-acid sequence MAHRLEMKQMTKKYGEFTANDQVSFTLEAGEVHAIVGENGAGKTTLMRMLYGMEQPTEGEILLNGKPVAFRGPNDAIRNGIGMVHQHFMLFGDFTVAENIVIGYEPKQAGFFRRKEAVEKVRALSEEYRIPINPLTQVSACSVGEQQRVEILKVLYQGAEIIVLDEPTAVLTPLEVKDLLQTIRNLAASGKSVILITHKLQEVMEVADRITVLRGGRVTGTVSQSETNVDDLARLMVGRELEELSQRVPLEGKRLLHVDRVTMREKQTLLDHVSFSIHHGEIVGIAGVSGNGQSELLQAISGLRPIQEGKIHLDGTDVTNKSVEAIRQAGLAHIPEDRYLWGTAKLESVEENALMGYQRKPEFYRRGVILRDSFRQVVRGWVDRFAIKTGSRQLQELAGNLSGGNLQKLIVARELGQETPLLIAAEPTRGVDIGAMEHIHQALIEKRNNGDGILLVSSELSEILALSDRVLVMYKGRIAGELARSEATEEKISVLMAGGNVHGSDQRAV; translated from the coding sequence ATGGCGCATCGCTTGGAAATGAAGCAGATGACCAAGAAGTACGGAGAATTTACGGCCAACGATCAAGTGTCCTTCACCCTGGAAGCAGGCGAGGTCCATGCCATCGTCGGGGAGAACGGAGCGGGAAAAACGACACTGATGCGCATGCTGTACGGGATGGAGCAGCCGACAGAAGGCGAGATTCTGCTGAACGGCAAGCCGGTCGCATTCCGAGGGCCGAACGACGCGATTCGGAACGGCATTGGCATGGTGCATCAACACTTCATGCTTTTTGGAGATTTTACGGTAGCGGAAAACATTGTGATTGGGTACGAACCCAAGCAGGCGGGATTCTTCCGGCGCAAGGAAGCGGTAGAAAAGGTGCGTGCCTTGAGCGAGGAGTACCGAATCCCCATCAATCCCCTGACACAGGTGTCCGCTTGCTCGGTCGGCGAGCAGCAGCGTGTAGAGATTTTGAAGGTGCTCTACCAAGGGGCGGAAATTATCGTGCTGGACGAACCGACCGCTGTGCTTACTCCTTTGGAAGTCAAAGATTTGCTGCAGACGATCCGGAATCTTGCAGCGAGCGGGAAAAGCGTCATCCTGATTACGCACAAGCTGCAGGAGGTCATGGAAGTAGCGGATCGGATCACCGTGCTGCGCGGAGGACGTGTGACCGGGACCGTTTCCCAAAGCGAGACCAATGTCGACGATCTGGCGAGGCTGATGGTGGGCAGGGAGCTGGAGGAGCTGAGCCAGCGGGTCCCATTGGAAGGCAAAAGGCTGCTGCACGTGGACCGGGTGACGATGCGAGAGAAACAGACGCTGCTGGATCATGTCAGCTTCTCCATTCACCATGGGGAAATCGTGGGGATCGCAGGTGTATCTGGAAACGGCCAGTCTGAGCTGCTGCAAGCCATCAGCGGCTTGCGACCCATTCAGGAAGGCAAAATCCATCTGGACGGTACCGATGTCACCAACAAGTCGGTGGAGGCGATCCGTCAGGCAGGGCTGGCGCATATTCCGGAAGACCGCTATCTATGGGGGACCGCGAAGCTGGAAAGCGTCGAGGAAAACGCGTTGATGGGCTATCAGCGGAAGCCGGAATTTTATCGTCGAGGCGTCATCCTGCGTGACTCGTTCCGTCAGGTCGTTCGTGGCTGGGTGGACCGCTTTGCGATCAAGACAGGCTCCAGGCAGCTGCAAGAGCTGGCAGGCAACCTTTCAGGCGGAAATTTGCAAAAGCTGATCGTCGCAAGAGAGCTGGGGCAGGAAACACCCCTGCTGATTGCCGCGGAACCGACTCGCGGCGTGGATATCGGAGCGATGGAACACATTCATCAGGCACTCATTGAAAAGCGAAATAACGGGGATGGGATCTTGCTCGTCTCGTCTGAGTTGTCGGAAATTCTCGCCTTGTCAGACAGGGTTTTGGTCATGTACAAAGGGCGAATCGCTGGTGAGCTGGCACGATCGGAAGCAACAGAAGAAAAAATCAGCGTGTTGATGGCAGGAGGAAATGTTCATGGCAGCGATCAGAGAGCTGTGTAA
- a CDS encoding BMP family lipoprotein: MKKLLLALTTFAVLAAGCSAGGSSPTGGSSPAGGSAPAEKAEGQAAGQEGAAKKRIALILPEKIGVNPFFQQMDEGAKKAGQEFGAEVKSIESTDHGAIEENLRVAVAENYDLIITSSFEAEDALKKVAAENPDRNFAIIDTVVDLPNVRSVTFREQEAAYLMGAAAGLATKTNKVGMVVAMDIPLLKKWTGGFQEGMKATNPNAEFLVNYVGSFSDPAKAKELALLQASKGADIINGAAAVGDLGVFEAAKEKGFYTSGQDVDRTSIDPAHIVLSQLKGTDAAAYETVKSFVEGNLKPGVVTYGLKEKGVGVTYVTHESKTPLNPFIGQEVIDKVKAINDEIVAGTRKVPDSF; encoded by the coding sequence ATGAAGAAACTATTGTTGGCTTTGACCACATTCGCCGTACTGGCAGCTGGATGCTCGGCGGGAGGCAGCTCTCCGACAGGAGGCAGCTCTCCGGCAGGAGGCAGCGCTCCTGCTGAAAAAGCAGAAGGACAAGCAGCAGGACAAGAGGGAGCGGCGAAAAAACGCATTGCCCTGATCCTGCCGGAGAAAATCGGTGTCAACCCGTTCTTTCAACAAATGGATGAAGGTGCCAAGAAAGCCGGCCAGGAGTTTGGCGCAGAAGTAAAAAGCATCGAGTCTACGGACCATGGAGCGATCGAGGAAAATCTTCGCGTCGCAGTGGCAGAAAATTATGATCTGATCATCACTTCTTCGTTTGAAGCAGAAGATGCGCTGAAAAAAGTAGCGGCAGAGAATCCGGATCGCAATTTTGCGATTATCGATACCGTAGTTGATTTGCCAAACGTCCGCAGCGTTACCTTCCGTGAGCAGGAAGCTGCCTATCTGATGGGGGCGGCTGCTGGACTGGCTACCAAAACCAACAAAGTCGGCATGGTCGTAGCGATGGATATTCCTCTCCTGAAAAAATGGACAGGTGGATTCCAAGAGGGGATGAAGGCGACAAATCCGAACGCGGAGTTCCTCGTGAACTACGTGGGCAGCTTCTCTGACCCGGCAAAAGCGAAAGAGCTGGCTTTGCTCCAAGCATCCAAAGGCGCCGACATCATTAACGGTGCGGCAGCGGTTGGCGATCTGGGCGTGTTTGAGGCAGCGAAGGAAAAAGGCTTCTACACTTCTGGTCAAGACGTAGACCGTACATCCATCGATCCCGCTCACATCGTGCTCTCTCAGCTGAAAGGCACCGATGCGGCAGCGTACGAAACCGTGAAGTCCTTTGTCGAAGGCAACCTGAAGCCAGGTGTAGTGACCTACGGATTGAAAGAAAAAGGCGTGGGTGTAACCTATGTGACCCACGAGAGCAAAACGCCGCTGAACCCGTTCATCGGCCAAGAAGTGATCGATAAAGTGAAGGCTATCAATGACGAGATCGTAGCAGGCACACGTAAAGTTCCTGACTCGTTCTAA